Within Ovis aries strain OAR_USU_Benz2616 breed Rambouillet chromosome 3, ARS-UI_Ramb_v3.0, whole genome shotgun sequence, the genomic segment ctggatgtttggggctggtgcactgagacaacccagagcaatggtacagggagggaagagggagggggattcaggatgggggtcACGTGTATACCTGTTgcagattcgtgttgatgtatggcaaaaccaatacaatattgtaaagtaattaacctccaattaaaataaataaatttatattaaaaaaagaaattaaatgcagCTGCTATATTTATCAAAATCTTTATGAATAAATATGTTAACTTATTCAACAAGTATTATTGAGTGCTTAATGTTCCAGATGCTGGGAATGCAAACCCATGCTTGACCAATAGAATATGGTATAAATGGCATAGTGTCATTCCTCAACCTGTTCTAAGAAACTAGCCACTTCTGTTTTGCCCTTAAAGAGTTCTGATCATCAAAGAAAGTCCTTCTAACCTGGTACTTTCAGGCTATAAGAGGTCCAAGCCATGTAGAAAGGCACTGTGTTGACATGCTAGTTAATAGAACCAACTAAGGTCTCAGCCAATAATAGCTCCAAGTTTATTCATGTATGTGGTCATCTTTGAGGTCCAGTCCTCCATGTGACTGACACTGATCCTTCATATGACTCCAGCTCCAGTTGCTATCTGTATAGAAACCCCCAGGAAGAACTGTATAACTAAGCCTAGCTAACTTTCAAAACcacaagaaataataataaattgttttattaCATAGTGCTTTAAGTCACTAAACTGGGATAGTTTGCTGTGTCATAATAGCTAATCACAAAAAGAGATAATGGAGAAATTATTGAAAGGTTTTAAGCAGGAGAGGAATGATAAATTCAGTTCATAACTGAATATTTTGAATAGGTAGGTCCTTGGGCATTAGATTCTATAGCTGGCACAGATAAATACCGTGACTCCTACTCTCACACTCACCCAAGTTTATTTGAAGCTTGAGGAATATTGGACGGAATTGAGTGAAGTTCCTCCTCCTAGATAAAAATGGTCTCTATTACATAGATTCAGAAGTatcttctaaaggaaaaaaaaaaaaaaagaaagaaatggaccaGACCTCTTTTATAGGACTTCTGACTGATAAAGTACCAGGTCCCAACTCGGTTAGCAACCTACTATGATAAGACCTAATGATCTCCTAGTATCTATACCCTTATATAATCCCATACCGTATGGGACTAGACTAACCCATGAAGCCAACAAGATACTGCAGAAATGACCACATGCAACATCAGAAGCTATGTTTTAAATAACATTAcagctttttcatttctctccctTGGATCACTTGTGCTGGAGGAAGCTAATCACCACATTGCAAGGACCCTCCAGGAACTCTATGTAAAGATCCAAGTGCCGAGGAACTGAAGCCTTCTGCCAAGAGCCAGCACAAATTTAGCAAGTTAACGAGCTGTCTTGGAAGTGGATAGTCCATCCCCACTCAAGCCTGCAGATGACTATAACTTGGCCAATATGTTGATGAAACCTATATCTGAAGTTCAACAATCATTTTAGACTGATTTCTATGGACTAActccaataattaaaaaaaccatttaaaatcatttctgatCTTCTTACATTACttaattccattttctttcatttccaatatCACATATTTTATAgagaagacaataaaaatatcatatattatatatgtgattaaaagaacaattttaaaagtttttaaactgctatatttttctctattttttaatttttttaaattatgaaagtatggtaacacatttacaggagacttgaaaaatacagaacaaattACATATAAACtactactatattttaaaagtacaaaactgCTAATATACTTAAAGCTTCCTGTGTCCAGTTCCAACAATTTTCTTCTCCCTACATTCAGAGGTAACAATTCAGAATTTTGAGTTTATCATTTCCctcctcttaaaatattttaacatgtgtgaaagaaagtgaaagtgaagtcactcagtcgtgtccgactctgtgaccccatgaactgtagcctaccaggctcctctgtccatgggattttccagggaatagtactggagtggattgccatttccttctccaggggaattttcccaacccagggatcgaacccaggtctcccgcatagtagacagatgctttaccacctgagccaccagggaagtacatgTGTAAGTATGCCTAAATCATACATAATccgtttttaatttttgtttttgatgtttaaaacaacaaaatgacacAGCTTGTAATCGTCTATATTTTGATATCCTTTTCTCAACCTATTATCAAGCTTTGAGGTTTAACCATGCTGATGCCTGTAACTGTGGTTCACTCTCACTCAGATATAGTGCTTATTTAAACCACAAAGCATTCATCCAGCTtcctgttaatggacatttggcctttttttttttttttttgccgttaTAAATAATGATGCTATTAGCATCCTGTGCATGCATTCTACCTGGCATTTATATGCAAGCTGTATATTCCTAAAAGTGGATAATCTGGGTGTAAGAaaatgccagtgcaggagactcaagagagcTGGCTCCATCCCCGGGTCCagacgatcccctggaataggaaatggcaaccaacgccactattctggcctggaaaactccatggacagaagccagGTGagattcagtccatgggatcacaaagagttgaaaatgactgagcaattaagcatgtAAGAAAATTCCAGTTTTCCCAAAGGGTTCTATCATTTTACACTACCACCAGCAGCAATCTGGTAGGGgtgaaattatatttcattttgattttaatttacttGATTCCTAATGAGGTTGCCATACTTTCATATATGTATTGATCACTTTGCTTCTTCTTTAGTGAAATACATACTtatgctttttcactcttctgatgaatatattgttctttttcttgttgatttttaCTGTCATAAACATATTCTAGAAATAAATTCTTTGTCAgataactatatataatataaagctTCTGACATATTAACTTTGCTATTTTATTAACTTTGCTATTTATTCATACttagcaatattttattttataatttatgctTTTTGTTTAATACATGCTTTCTTAAATCAAAgtcaaaaacacatttttaaaatattatcttctagttttaaaatgctggtttttatatttcacatcAGTTCTTCTGgaatgattttgttttattttggttgttgttgttattttttatattttaagggGTATGaatctgatttatttttgtcCATATGGCTAACCACTAAAACCAAATCCTTCAGTTTATACTTTCTAATCGGCAATGACCCTTCAGATTTCCCATTTCCACATATAATAagtatatttctgggctccctcTTTCATTACGCTACTCAAGTTTGCCTCCCTGCAGTCGTACTCCTTTATAGTAAGAAGTTTTGAATCATGGCCAAATAAAATTCTTCAttgtttctcttcagaaatgTGTTAACTATTCTTATTTTTCCTATGAATTTTTAGTTTATCAGATTATCAGAAAAATTCTGTTAGTATTCCAACTGCACTCCATTAATGTATACAGGAACAAAGTACATCCTGAGGGTATCGAAACTTTCTAAACATGATTAATTTCAGCAtgtatttagttcttctttatagCTTGAAAAACTTGTTACAAGATCTTGACtacctttatcagatatattcttatatattttatacttttcttcctatttaaaaTAGTAACTTGCTTAAAATTACCTTTGTTGGAATATAACAATTCTACAAGAATTTCTGTATTGAGCTCACATTCTTCATGCTTACTAAATTcccccttgttgttgttgtttataagtcactaagtcatgtccaactccttgcaaacccatggtctacagcatgccaagcttccctgtctttcactatctccctgagattcttcaaactcatgtccattgagttggtgatgccatacaaccatgtcatcctctgtcgccccctctcCCGCTGccctccatcttttccagcatcagtcttttcagtgagttggctctttgcatcagctggccaaaggactggagctttagcttcagtatcagtccttccagtgaatattcggggttgatttcctttaggattgatttgtttgatctccttactgttcaagggactctcaagagtcctctccagcaccacagcttgaagCATCTTTTCCTCAGCACTGAGCTTTTTTTATGGGCCAACTCacactccatacatgactactggaaaaaccatagctttgactagatggacagccttttgttggcaaagttgcatctattctttttaacatactgtctacatttgtcataactttcatttcgaggagaaagcatattttaattttatagctgtaATCATTGTcctcagtgactttggagcccaagaaaataaaatctgctactgtttccattctttccccatctatttgccatgtagcaatgggaccagatgccatcatatttgttttctgaacattgtctctaagtcagctttttcactattctcttttaccttcatcaagaagctgtttagttcctcttcactttctgccattagagtggtattatctgcatatctgaggttgttggtatttctcctggcaatcttgattccagcttgtgattcatccagtctggcatttcacatgatggacttactctacatagaagttaaataagcagggtgacaacatacagtcttaacatactcctttcccagttttgaaccagttcattgctCCATGTtgggttctaaccattgcttcttgatctgcatgtaAGTTTCTtgggagacagataaggtggtctggtactcccatctctttaagaattttccagtttgttgtgatccacacaaaaactcattagttcaaataattttttcaaacttATACTCCCCCAAATTTTacttaatagtttctttttttaatcttaaaaaacaagGATTAATGAAACTCATATATATGCCAAcaagagtcagttcttggcaGATTGAACTCTCCAATGTCACATACTTTCTAAACTATTAAACATCAGAATTCATGCCACCAGGTTCCCTTCATTCCTGTAAGTTTTTCTGACCATGATAACTGTGCAAGGATGAAAAAAGCACAAACATCACCTGTTCCTGGGAAATTACTGGtctgataaagaaaaagaagcaacagCTGTGACAATTCCCAGCCTTGGAAGGATCTCCTGCCTGTGGTGGAAATCTCcacaaatcaaaaccagacaCGTCCCCCTGACCCCTGTCCTGGCTCCTTTTTCCCGTTATTCATTTTGGTGCCCCTCCCTCAAATCTTCTTATAAAAGCCCAATCTTTTCTGCCCTGACAAGCCAGTGCAGATCCCTGCAAGAGAGGTAAGTGGGAGTCGAGACTAGATGAGACCCGTGACAGGGGTTTCACCTTGCACATTTCAGGGACGGTGTACAAGGATCCTTATCCTCACAGAATGTGGGAGCTCTGAGACCAGGGGAAGCCAGACTTGGGAGATCTCAGGAGCACTAGGATGCatagattttctaattttttccagcACCATGGAAGGGGAGGGATGCTACCAAGAAGGATTTTTTCCTAGGGGACTAGATGAAGGAAAAGACAAGAGGTACAACAGGGGGTCTCTCACACCCTCTCTCTGACCACCCTCCCTTTAGTTCTCTAGCTTCCTCCACTCCTCACGGACACAATGCTGCCTTCCCTGGGCCTCCCCAGACTGTCCTGGATGCTGCTCTCCTGCCTGATGCTCCTGTCTCAGGTCCAAGGTGAGATTTCTCTGCCTCTAGCTCTGGGTTCCCAGTGTCTACTCAGGGCCAAGACAAGGAGGAAAGCTCCTGTGCCTCCCCTGGTAATGGAATATCCCCGCACAACATAAAGGCCTGGAATTCCTGAGTCATCACTCTTTCCTTCAGGTAACCAGTGGTGGGAAGCACCCTAGTGTTTCAGTGACAGTGGGATGAGgtgatttctattttctcagtAATTTATGTGCATAGATGAAGTAGGAAAGTATAGAGTGTCATTAATGAGATGAGTAGAAGGAAAATGATTGGAGGATCTATCAACTCAGAGGAGAAGGACTGGACTTTTGAATAAAAACTATGAATAAAGAGAAGAGAGATCATCATCCAGTTAGTAGGTCTAGTTCATGATTTATAAAAAATCCTGGAGTGTTGGCAGTGGTGAGAGGCAGTCAGAAGTTTGGTAACACTGCCCCAAGCCCTCGCCTCATAAATATTCCCCAAGGTCACCTTCCCCCTCCAAACCCCTCTCTCCGTTTCACCCCATCCCTCTCCCTTATTTCTTCCTCTCCAGGGGAAAATTCCCAAAAGGAACTGCCCTCTCCACGGATCAGCTGTCCCTCAGGTTCCATGGCCTATAGGTCTAACTGCTATGCCTTGTATACAACACCCAAAACCTGGATGGATGCAGATGTAAGTGTTGGGATCTGCAGTTAAGGGAGATAAGCAGAAGCAAATCAGAGACTGGGTTTGGGGACCAGGGGTTCTCCATTCTCAAGAGTTTCCTGAGGATGAGTATGAGAAACTCATGTTTTACAAACATACCCCTTCTCACCTGCATTGGCCCTTCCCTTCCCCTAGTGGTGTCTCAAGCTCCTCCTGCGTATTTCCCTTCCCCACACAGATTGCCTGCCAGAAGAGGCACTCGGGACATCTTGTGTCTGTGCTCAGTGGGGCTGAGGAATCCTTCGTGGCCTCGTTGATTAAGAGCAGCTTGAATACCCAATCAGACATCTGGATTGGGCTCCATGACCCCACAGAGGTACACTTACATCTCTCTAATCTGTTACTTCCAAAGGTGCTATGGCCACCCAGGTCCCTCTTTGTCCCCTTTTGCCAGCCCAAAAAAGACCTGAGAGATCCCTGGGGTTCACAGGATAACTAGGGAAAGTGAGAGCCTTTAGTCCTGGGCAGGTACTAGTCCCCAACTAAAATTAATCTGCCTTTTGTCAAGCTTTTACACAGTTCACACAGCATACCTTGTAATTCAGTTCGTTGTGCCTCCCTGAGTCCGCACATGCTGTGCTTATCACATTATTGGCTTTGAAATTAGCCAATAGAGTTAGGGAGAGTTTCCCAGAGGAGAGCTGTGGGGCTTATCTTGAACAGCAGAGTTAATTCCGTGATGCTGGGGAGGGGAATCAATCAATCATTTCAACAGACAGCATCAGACCAGGAGAATTCTAAAGGCCTTTCTGTCTCACCCAACTCCATCCTCTGCTCCACAGGGCTCTGAGCCCAATGCTGGTGGATGGGAATGGAGTAGCAATGACGTGCTCAATTATGTTGCCTGGGAGACAGATCCTGCTGCCATCTCAAGCCCTGGCTACTGTGGGAGTCTCTCAAGCAGCTCAGGTAAGAGACGTAGAAGGTCATTTTTGTCCAGccttttccatcccctcacctgCCATTTCTGGGTCTGATCTTGAGGGGATCCTCCTGGGCTGGAACTATAATATTGGCTTGTCTTCTCCCATTCCCTCTCATCTCTTCTTACTTTCTATCTTCTTCCCATGGAGTGGGACACTGGTGAAGATGAGGGAGGGCCTTTGAAGCCTAAACCAGGCTTCAAAGAGAGAATCTTGGATTCCTCTCCATTGGGTTCTCAAGTTCCACCAGCCCTATTGACTTGAGCACTTCTGTCTCTCCAGGATATCTCAAGTGGAGCGATCATAACTGCTATTTGACCTTACCCTATGTCTGCAAGTTCACGGACTAGATCAGATGAGAAGTCAGCAGCCTGACTGGTGTGCAACTGGTGTGCAACTCATCATGAACTTGGAACTAGGGATTCAGATCCACTATGGAAGGGGATATTCTCCTCACACCCCCaacccaaccacctcattctgaccttccctcctccccagactCAATTCAGGCTCTTTTGTGTGTTCCCTAACCCGATTTTGCAAAattcacaataaaaatattagtcTTCAATTGCCTGTCTTCTCTTCCTCATTCTCATAGACAAATTGACAAAGATGAAGTGGATGTTCAAGAACTTTTGGTCAGTCTCTGCCTCATTTCACCCAGGTTCCTGGGGAAATAACCACATAtacatatttgtgtatttgtGGTTAAGTACATCACCATTACTTCTGTAGTATGTGGGCTGTAGACACATAAAAACATCACTCTTCCATTCAGAGTACTGCTCACACATTCCCCCAAGACAGGTTTCTGATGGCATAAGGAAAGGAGTCTTAAGGTATGTTATGATGTTTAGAACTGTACTTTCTCAAGTGTTAGTGTGaaacataatcagttcagttcagtcattcaatcatgtccaactctgcaaccccatgaatcacagcaagccaggcctccctatccatcaccaactcctaaagtttacccaactcatgtccatttagtcagtgatgctatccagccatctcatcctccgtcatccccctctcctcttgccctcaatctttttcagggtctttaacaatgagtcaattctttgaatgaggtggccaaagtattggagcttcagcttcagcatcagtccttccaatgaacacccagggttgatctccttcagaatggactggatttccttgcagtcccagggactctcaagagtcttctccaacaaaagcactgattcttcagcactcagctttcttcacagtccaattctcacatccatacgtgaccactggaaaaaaccataactttgactagatggacctttgttggcaaagtaatgtctctgcttttgaatatattatctaggttggtcataactttccttccaaaaagtaaatgtcttttaatttgatggctgtaatcaccatctgcagtgattttggagcacaaaaaaataaagtctgacactgtttccactgtttccccatctatttcccatgaagtgatgggaccagatgccaagatcttagttttcttaatgttgagctttaagccaacattttcactctcctctttcactttcatcaagagactctttagttcttcttcactttatgccataagagtggtgtcatctgcatatctgaggttattgatatttctcctgacaatcttgagtccagcttgtatttccagcccagtgtttctcatgatgtactctgcatacaagttaaataagcagggtgacaatatacagccttgatgtactccttttcctatttggaaccagtctgttgttccatgtccaattttaactgttgcttcctgacatgcatataggtttctcaagaggcaggtcagatggtctgctattcccatctctttcagaattttccacagtttattgtgatctacacagtcaaaggctttggcatagtcaataaagcataaatagatgtttatttggaactctcttgctttttcgatgacccagtggatgttggcaatttgatctctggttcctctgccttttctaaaatcagcttgaacatctgaaagttcacagttcacatattgctcaagcctggcttggagaattttgagcatttctttgctagtgtgtgagatgagtgcagttgtgcagtagttcgagcattctttggcattgcctttctttgggattggaatgaatactgacct encodes:
- the LOC101120996 gene encoding lithostathine, with product MLPSLGLPRLSWMLLSCLMLLSQVQGENSQKELPSPRISCPSGSMAYRSNCYALYTTPKTWMDADIACQKRHSGHLVSVLSGAEESFVASLIKSSLNTQSDIWIGLHDPTEGSEPNAGGWEWSSNDVLNYVAWETDPAAISSPGYCGSLSSSSGYLKWSDHNCYLTLPYVCKFTD